GATAATTGCTGATGAAGATGGAGTCGTGCGTAATGGATATAAAGAAATAAATCACAAACAGACATTCGCATATACAATTGCACGCCAAATAGGCAAGAATTTTTTTGATAATAAATTTTTAATTCATTATTTTGATTTAGAATCATTTCGCAGAATATCATTCAGTGATGTGTATTTACAGCGGGTGCCCAAGGAATATTTTACGGATAAAATAGTGCTGATTGGCGGAACTGCATCCGGTCTATTTGATTATCATGCGGTTCCATTTCGTAGACATTTCCCGGGGATATTGATACAGGCTAATTTAGTTAATGGCTTTATCAAAAATTTGAAAATAACACAATTTCCCTATTTTTTTATTTTGTTAATAACAATATTTTTTTCGCTACTTATCGCTATCTTCACAAGTTTTTATCAAACAAGGGTGTATGTGCTTGTATATTTGATAAGTTTTCTATCAATTTTTATTCTTTCTCTTGTCCTTTTTTATAACAATATAGAATTTCAGAGCGTGCGCATTTATTATTCACTAATCCTGACGATAATAATTTCGCTTATATACCGCTATCGCTTTGAAGAAAGAGAAAAGCGTAGATTGAAATCTATCTTTTCAAGATATTATTCTAAGGAACTTTTAGAAAAAATTATCAAAGAACCACCCAGACTTGGTGGAGAAAGGGTTGCCTGCACAATTATTTTTGCGGATATAAGAAACTTCACTCCATATACAGAAAAGTCAACACCCGAAGAGGTAGCAAATTCTTTAAATAAATTTTTGACGGAAATGGTTATGATTGTATTCAAGTATCAAGGTAGGGTTGATAAATTCATTGGTGATTGTGTGATGGCAGTATTTGGCCATCCGGTCAAATTAAAAAATTCGGCATTAAATGCCTGCCTCTGTGCGAAGGAAATGGTCAAGAGGGCTGAACAGCTTGGATTAAAGATTGGGGTGGGCATAAATTCTGGTGAGGTTGTGAGTGGAAACTTTGGTTCGCCAATGCGGATGGAATACACGGTTATTGGTGATGCAGTTAATCTTGCTTCAAGGCTTGAGGGCTTGACCAAAGAATTTGGTGTGAGTGTAATCATTGGTAATGAAACATATAAAATGGTCTCATCACATCCAACAATTGAACTTCACTTTAAAGAACTGGGTAAGGTAAAAGTGAAGGGTAAAGAAGAAGAAGTTATGATTTATGAGTTGGTTTTTTAAAAATGTAGTAATACACCTCAAAATCAATGGAGAACGAATTAACTTCTGGTAAAAGGATTTCTGTCATAGAGGGCGTTTTTGCTCAATTCCATATCACCCTGACCGGAGGTATGTTTTTAACTTCGTTTGCCCTGTTTTTAAATGCCAATCCATTTCAGATAGGTATTTTGACTGCGATTCCATCAATACTTGCGGGTGTTGGTTTCTTTGCTGCTTATATCGCAAATATAATTGGAAAGAGGAAATCACCCTGTCTTTTTACTGCATTGATTGGCAGGGGAATTTTTATATTTTTTGTTATTGCACTTGTTTTTAATATCCGAATCAGCATTAATACTTTTTTTGTTATAATATTTTTGTTTAATCTCCTTTTGAATTTTTCGGGTAATCTCTGGCTTTCCTGGATGAGTGATTTGATACCAAAAGAAGAGAGGGGAAGATATTTCGGGATTAGAACAACAATAATAAGTGCGGTTGGAATGGTTGTAAATTATCTTGGAGGAAAGGTCCTTGATTTTTTTGCACCAAATCAGGCGTTTATAATAATCTTTTCCACGGCTGTCTTTTTCTCTACCCTTGCGGGTATTACGCTTTCATTCCAGCCTGAGCCTAAATTTGAAAAAAAGGTTATACACTTTAAGGATGTATTCTTAAAACCGATGAAGGACCAAAATTTTGTTGCCCTTTTAAAATTTGTATCATTCTGGTATCTATTTGCAGGCATTGCAGCGCCTTTCTATGTGGTCCATATGATAAAAAATCTAAAAATGGCTTATTCAACGATTGCCATTTATGGAATCATTGCGGGCATTGCGAGTTTAGTATTTCAAATATTCTGGGGAAAAATGATTGACCGAGTCAGGTCAAAACCTATATTGGCAATAAACTTTGCGGGTACTATATTTTTGCCAATAATATGGCTTTTTGCCCGTTCGGATTTTATTTTACCGATATGGATTGATGCATTTTTTAGC
The candidate division WOR-3 bacterium genome window above contains:
- a CDS encoding MFS transporter produces the protein MENELTSGKRISVIEGVFAQFHITLTGGMFLTSFALFLNANPFQIGILTAIPSILAGVGFFAAYIANIIGKRKSPCLFTALIGRGIFIFFVIALVFNIRISINTFFVIIFLFNLLLNFSGNLWLSWMSDLIPKEERGRYFGIRTTIISAVGMVVNYLGGKVLDFFAPNQAFIIIFSTAVFFSTLAGITLSFQPEPKFEKKVIHFKDVFLKPMKDQNFVALLKFVSFWYLFAGIAAPFYVVHMIKNLKMAYSTIAIYGIIAGIASLVFQIFWGKMIDRVRSKPILAINFAGTIFLPIIWLFARSDFILPIWIDAFFSGLFWCGINLSLFNILLSLTEEKELKESYFAVFSTITGICGFLSSLLGGLIAQLLENFRFEFMGQTFVNFHILFIGTSFFRFLSVFLLKKVREKEAYPAFQTLQLIGDYAVRRLNEHKDLLLNILRFTK
- a CDS encoding adenylate/guanylate cyclase domain-containing protein, producing the protein MNRILKNLLISIGVIVVVHIICLYKPLYQPFDQKIYDLKYRIAISERHIEDIVVIDIDEISLEKLGRYQNWPRVYFAEVIEYLSLAKLIGIDIFFGEPDTLPVYARRYYQKPDFDSTLINAILNNKNVVLVSSLNKESIFSSICPSGVGEIIADEDGVVRNGYKEINHKQTFAYTIARQIGKNFFDNKFLIHYFDLESFRRISFSDVYLQRVPKEYFTDKIVLIGGTASGLFDYHAVPFRRHFPGILIQANLVNGFIKNLKITQFPYFFILLITIFFSLLIAIFTSFYQTRVYVLVYLISFLSIFILSLVLFYNNIEFQSVRIYYSLILTIIISLIYRYRFEEREKRRLKSIFSRYYSKELLEKIIKEPPRLGGERVACTIIFADIRNFTPYTEKSTPEEVANSLNKFLTEMVMIVFKYQGRVDKFIGDCVMAVFGHPVKLKNSALNACLCAKEMVKRAEQLGLKIGVGINSGEVVSGNFGSPMRMEYTVIGDAVNLASRLEGLTKEFGVSVIIGNETYKMVSSHPTIELHFKELGKVKVKGKEEEVMIYELVF